Within the Telopea speciosissima isolate NSW1024214 ecotype Mountain lineage chromosome 4, Tspe_v1, whole genome shotgun sequence genome, the region AAACACCAGAACCAACCCCGCCCCCctcaaaaaaatattattttccttgttcttcattGAATTAGTCCCTACTCCTGGAAGTAGAAAAAGGGTAAcatgcaaccagaattttaaaacaaaaaaggaacaaaCCAGGCCTCGTAGTAGTCCAACTTTTGCTGCTTCCACTTAATGATTGGATTGGTTCATAAGTTTCCTAAAAGGATTTTTTGTTGGTTGTGCCATTATTCCCTCGTAGTTAACACAGAAGAAGCACTGTTCTAAGGCCAACAACCAACAAATAGTGATTCTCAGTTGTTCTGAAGAGAAGAAAGCCACTCTTCTATATACTTCTTGCTTTCTGCACATCAGAATTAAATGCAGAGAATAAGTAAGCAaagccccccaaaaaaatcagtCTCCTTTtcacaaaaacaaattaaaactaTAACTGAAGATCTACCAGTAAGATGGGTAAGATGCCAACAAGTAACCAGTCAAATACCAATAAACTGTAAATTGCTCAGGTGGAATAGACCACCATATAGCTACTGATTAGCTACTAAATATAACTGGGccattaataataaaataaacgAACTGTAATATTCCTAAAACTAGCCCAAGCTGAAGTATGAATAGAAAAACAACCTATCAATGTCTGAAACTTAAAAAGGGTATGTATGAAACTAACATCCAACAAAAATATTTGCATTTTGACAAAGATTGCATCCCCTATCCTGAATTCTTTGAGAGCTAAATGGAGTTTTGATAATCAGTaaatatccaagaaaaataaaattagcaaAAAACTAACCCAAGCTTAAGAGGAAATTTAAGACAATGAATAGAACAGCCATAACAGTTCTAACTTCTAAACGTTTTTAATGGACATATCAACAGTTCCTAGAGTGGCCAGTTCTTTTAATATTCAAATTAAATATAGCACTAATGCTTCACAAAATATTAATGGCTGTTATGATAGCACATTTGTCAAAAATGGCATTTAATTCAATGATTATTTAACACTACATACTTTCATTAAATAATGAAATACTACCTAACTCTATCACATCAAGCTAAGATGATAACTTCCATCTGAGCAATCAATATTACTCTTGAGTTCAATCTCTGAAAAAAGACTGGAGAGTCACAACCATTATCATTTTGATTTGACTCCGACCATGCTTAATATGCTTGAAACTTCCAAGAGTGAAGTGTGGCAGTAAGTACTATAATTTACAGTAGTAACAGTGCATCAAATTGAAAATCACACCAACAAGATGGGGAAATATATGAATTTGGAACGAGAAGTAGAAAATAAATGTTAAGAAACAAAGAATTTACCTAAAAAATGGCTTGCAGTATTGGGGAGGTTCCCGATGGCACCCAAAAACTGAGTCTTAGGGCTGTTGACCTCCACCAGCTCCCTCCGGCCACGGCCATAGCATGGAACCAGCACGGCGAAACTGTTCTCCGTCTCATCGTCACTAAGGAAATCAGGGGCATGGGGCTCCaaccacccaatcgaccagtCGGAGTCGTCAGATTCAGATCCCGATAAACACCCACCATCGGATGGAACCAGCACCACATCATATTCCCTGTCGATTCTTCGCTCTTCTCTGCTGTGCCATTTCCGCTTAATCCTTCTCGGCGTGGAGTGCATCTTACCCCCCTTCACTGAAGGAAATTTCACATTATCGGACTCTCGCACACCCAATCCCAAATCAGATGAAGAATTTAAAGAAGCGCAAGAGGAGACGTTAGTTTCGCGATCTTTTCCACTCCACAACCACCAAGATAATCGAGGGAAAGCCAGAGCCATTCTTCCCTGGAAGAATATCGGATCGATGGGTAGACAACAGaagcaaacaaaagaaaattttggttaAAAGATATGAGGAAACTGAATGATAGTGCTCTTGATGtgagaatccaaaaccaaagGGTTACTTTTGAGGGTTTCTGGGTGGGAGATGAGAATAATTTCAGTGTGGCCGACACTTTGGTGTAAAGAATTGAGACCAGCAAAAGAGGACACTAGTGGAGTTTCTGCCAATTTCAGAAACCAGGAATGAATGATTTAATCAGCCAACAAAAAAGATGAGATATGATCAAGAAAAGAACAAAGACAACGGTTAAGTCTCAAATCCAACATAAGCAGTCAAAAATCTAGTCAGGAAGAAGCGTTACGAGTTTCCTTTCTTCAGAATGGGAGAATGAAAGAAGaatatgaaaatttttctcATTAAACAGAACTAAAGTAAAAGGAACTCAACCCCCAACTAAAAGGCTAGAACTAGCAGAAAGAATCACAGGAATTCATTGATGCAAAACCGCAAAACAGAAACGAACTCAATCGACCTAAATCCTCTGCTTCTGCATGCTGGACCAACTACAGGATCTCGTCAAAATTCCTGAATAAACTgcaaaaaaggaagggaaattTTATATGGCCTCtttttcccccaaataacctcaaaaaCGTTCAAGCCCAAGAATCAGAAACCCTAGTAATTgcctttttcttcaaaaaaaacatGGAATCGGACATGAGGATCCGACCAGAGTAAGTCCCTTGAATCCAAGCTAAATCAAGCCCAAGCAAACGCTCTTCTCGTcaaatcagaaaaagaaaaaggtctAATTTTTGTCGGGTAAAAATGattctgacaaaaaaaaaaatagggttacaAAAAATATAAGATAAAAAAGATGGAAGACCTATTCGACCTCCCTTCCTCTCTACCACTCATCTTCCTTCAATCTATTCTGTCACTCTGTGAAATCAGTTGCAGGTTGAGGCCTCTCCTTCTATATTTATAGTCTTTTCTGAAAGGGTTCGCACGACTCTCACTCGTCCTTTTTGATTGGATCTTATCATAGgtacatccaacggttgaaattGAGGTACCGTCGGATTGGGATCTTGACTCTCTATCTGAATTCTCTGCCACGTAAGATTTAGAGGCTAGCAGCCATCGTGAAGGAGGCGATTGCTCTTTTCTGACGTGGGCTCACCGAAACCCAATCATTGCGTGTATATGCGGTGCATTAGAGAGCCACGTGTACAGTAAAGTTTTGTTTTATCTTCCCAATAGCTGAAAATATGAAAAGGCCAGAGGATAAGAGCCGGCTAACCCCTTGTGTCTACCGTTGGATTGGAAAGTGTGAGTGGACCCCACAAGTCACAATCCTTCTAATCCGATTTTCAATCAAGAAAGTAGGATTGTGGTTGTGAAACGGAATTCTACTCTCCAAATGGTTCAACGGACGGCTGTGATGATGACCCGACAGAACCGACCCGCAGGGTCTTAAGGTTCGAAGGGTGTCTAGCTGGATACAGTTGCCCCATGTCAAATACAGACTACAGAGGCTGCCAGGCTGCGTACCATACATTAATGTCTTTCAGTTTctgcctctctttctccttttctatgAAATCATTAtcgattctgatttttgaaagaATGGTTAAGCCAAAAGATTGACCATGTGTTGTGGCCACGGTTTTAAATATTGATATCGATCTCAGCTGGTAACAATACAGATCGGATGGGTCGATTTTAAATAAACTTCAttgttttgattattttacTCTTAGCACAAACCATTACACTAATATAATATTGACCAAGTATCAATATTGGCCAATTCGATACCAATGTTTGAAATCATGTTCGCAACTCATCCTGATCCTTTAGAACATGTATTTCAACATTGAGTTTTGCATCTCAAAGGGATTACGATTATCCCTAGATTGTGGATTCCAAGTCGGGATTTAAGAATTATGATTGAATCGATTTGATCTCTATTCTGGCCAATCTGGCTCTTTCTTTGATTCGTGTATTGAAAAATACTAAAGGGCATTAAAAACTGTTTTTGAACGATCAATTGGACTccaattttgtgtttttaaaccctaactccCTGATTTTGAATCGTGACTATTAAGTCAGGTGAGTCACATATGAATCGAGAGTCACGACTCATGCGTTCGGTGCCTACCTAGAGTGTGTTTAGTAACTATCAATTCTCGGAATAGATTATAGATCCAAAACCCAGTGTGTAACCTGAATCTACTCTAACCTTTTGTAAAAGTAAAATCTATTTCAAAAAATAcgtaccaaacacaaccttaaagTTTAATTTGTGTGTTCAATGTTGCATTTGCACCCACACACGTAGCTGACAACACCGGAATGGCTTCTTGTCTCTTACCCACACAAGGACAAAGCCACAGGCCCACATACCCAATACCCACAGCCCACATGCAAAGAGAAACAGAAGCAGGGAGGAGAAGGACCACACCCGCAGACACATACGGGAGGGGATGAGAAGAGAGACAGTGGTGGTGGGCTCGGTTCTGTCGTCAGACCAAAGATTCCgggaaaaatcaaaagattctaCCAAACCCTCATTCTTTCTTTCGTTTCCTCTTTAAATGGTCAAACAGAATCACAAACTCACTCAGGGTCAGAGTCTCCACTATACAGATCTGGCTCTGGGACCCAATGAAATGGCCATAACCCTCCCCCTGTTTTTGGGGTGTTTTTGTTGAATTGAACCCTCCAGCTCCCCCCACGGTTGGAGGAGAACCAAATTGTGTTCACTCTACTCTCAGCAACTAAAGTCATGAACATGATACAAAATGTCCACTTGCACCCACCCTCTGAGGCTGGTGACGTCTTAGGTAAGTGGTTATCTTTCTTCATCTTTCCCCTGATTACCCTCCATAACTCCCCATGTGCCTGCCTTTCAAGAAAGAGtttggtttgaggtatcggaatTGGTATTGGGGTAAAAAGTCCTCTTCAATTCCATAAATATGTAGTACAGTTGGGGATTGACAGCTCGACAAATCTAATAGTGttgagcttgagaagaaagaaaattgggTCAATTAAATTCGGTACTGTTGGATTTAGCATCCttcacgtgtcgagctctcagccCCGAATTATACTATACTGCacttttaaggaattggagaagattttaATCCCAATATTGATATCAGTATTAGTATCAATTGATTCGTATTAATATCTACTTAGTATGATACATGTATCCAATCTATAGTTCGTACCAAAACAGTGTCCCCCAGATTGGTGGAGTTATTGAATCTGAATCAGCCGATACCAATACCACCTGTATAACTTGTGAGatcccaaacctaaaatcaTGTTCTGAATTTTCCTTTTTCCGATTTTTATCTTTAAACCTCCAATGTctctttcattttaattttttttctctgtttttcccAAAATTTGGAGGTGAGCATCATTTTTACTTTATCTTGAGTTCTTGACATCCAATGGTTTGGAAATTTGTTTTAACAAATGGTTTTCGCAAATCTTAATTTTCCTTAAATGGTTTCTCCAAATATCAAAGTTGATGTAATTTTCATGTTTAAATTCGAATTTGGgttgtgttttatttatttattttttggttaaaatCTCGTATTTTTTACGATATCTT harbors:
- the LOC122660009 gene encoding uncharacterized protein LOC122660009, whose amino-acid sequence is MALAFPRLSWWLWSGKDRETNVSSCASLNSSSDLGLGVRESDNVKFPSVKGGKMHSTPRRIKRKWHSREERRIDREYDVVLVPSDGGCLSGSESDDSDWSIGWLEPHAPDFLSDDETENSFAVLVPCYGRGRRELVEVNSPKTQFLGAIGNLPNTASHFLESKKYIEEWLSSLQNN